In the Bacillus shivajii genome, one interval contains:
- a CDS encoding peptidoglycan recognition protein family protein, whose translation MRRKLIAVFSIFIILMSIAPNLAAAKNYSNLYDIQPGDTLWSIANKYGTTVEDLKLSNGLQSDLLSIGQRLFVPMAYEVAPGDTLWSLAREYNSTVQDIKTKNGLTSDQIYVGQKLKIPPKKLRMEGQYVLMSRDEFKEWLFNHEFQREITLIQQHHTWRPDYERFHQSDHFTLLKGMEYFHVNEVGWDNIAQNITTFPDGSVAVSRPFNSAPDGTIGEKANSIGLNIEHIGDFDKGQDEMTEEHKETIVYITALLCIKFGLKPSIDSITYHRWWDMNTGERVLDKSEGYSVKTCPGTGFFGGNSTDSANNHFYPLVSQKMEEILATMDRS comes from the coding sequence ATGAGACGAAAACTTATCGCTGTCTTTAGTATTTTCATTATACTGATGAGCATAGCGCCAAACCTTGCAGCAGCCAAAAACTATAGCAATCTTTACGACATACAGCCTGGTGATACGCTATGGAGCATTGCTAATAAATATGGGACGACTGTTGAAGATTTAAAGTTATCAAATGGATTACAATCCGACTTATTATCTATTGGTCAAAGGTTGTTTGTGCCAATGGCCTATGAAGTGGCTCCTGGTGATACACTTTGGAGTCTAGCAAGAGAGTATAACTCGACCGTTCAAGACATCAAAACGAAAAACGGACTTACATCCGATCAAATCTACGTTGGACAAAAATTGAAAATTCCTCCTAAAAAATTGAGAATGGAAGGGCAATATGTCCTGATGTCGAGAGATGAGTTTAAAGAATGGCTATTCAACCATGAATTTCAACGAGAAATTACGCTCATCCAACAACATCACACGTGGAGGCCTGATTATGAAAGGTTTCATCAGTCCGATCATTTCACGCTCTTAAAGGGGATGGAATATTTTCATGTTAATGAGGTCGGATGGGACAACATCGCGCAAAATATAACGACCTTTCCAGATGGAAGCGTTGCCGTGTCCAGACCCTTTAATAGTGCTCCTGACGGGACAATTGGGGAAAAGGCAAACTCTATTGGATTGAACATCGAGCATATTGGCGACTTTGACAAAGGTCAAGATGAAATGACAGAGGAACATAAAGAAACGATCGTTTATATTACAGCACTGCTTTGTATCAAGTTCGGTCTAAAACCATCCATTGACAGCATCACGTACCATCGCTGGTGGGATATGAACACAGGTGAAAGAGTATTGGATAAAAGTGAAGGATACTCGGTGAAAACTTGTCCCGGCACTGGATTTTTTGGAGGCAATTCTACAGATAGTGCAAATAATCATTTTTATCCACTCGTGTCACAGAAAATGGAGGAAATTTTAGCAACGATGGATAGATCTTAA
- a CDS encoding sulfite exporter TauE/SafE family protein: MFIELLIIFLILLAGSFVQGVSGFGFGLIAMSFLPFFFTIKESTLLVVSLALVTCMSIVAQLYRHIQWKQLIVLLSAALIGRIGAFFVLHFYGEMNIMKDILGVFLIGVVIYLFRSKGPKEGRVVNRTWLPISLGLLGGFVGGVFAVGGPFFVFYLMLIFSDNKYAYSANLQVTFLFTNSMTILLHGFNGDFTTDYVIYFIVGVATVLIGSRLGVLCFNYISQENMKKLAGIVVAIAAVNLILFG, encoded by the coding sequence ATGTTCATAGAACTTCTCATTATTTTTCTCATATTGCTTGCCGGAAGCTTTGTGCAAGGGGTTAGTGGCTTCGGCTTTGGGCTCATTGCGATGAGTTTTTTACCGTTTTTTTTCACAATTAAAGAAAGTACGTTACTCGTTGTCTCGTTAGCGTTAGTGACATGTATGAGCATTGTCGCACAGCTGTATCGCCATATACAATGGAAGCAGCTCATCGTTTTGTTAAGTGCGGCGTTAATCGGTCGAATCGGTGCGTTTTTTGTTCTTCATTTTTATGGTGAAATGAACATAATGAAAGATATTCTCGGTGTTTTTCTTATCGGCGTTGTCATTTACTTGTTTCGTAGTAAAGGGCCGAAGGAAGGTCGAGTCGTCAACCGAACGTGGCTTCCGATTTCACTAGGATTACTTGGTGGATTCGTCGGTGGAGTATTTGCGGTTGGTGGACCGTTCTTTGTTTTTTACTTAATGCTCATTTTCAGTGACAACAAATATGCGTATAGCGCGAATTTACAAGTGACGTTTCTTTTTACCAACTCGATGACGATTTTGCTGCACGGCTTTAATGGTGACTTTACAACCGATTATGTGATTTATTTCATCGTCGGTGTCGCGACGGTTTTAATTGGCTCAAGGCTTGGGGTTCTTTGTTTTAACTATATTTCACAAGAAAATATGAAGAAGCTAGCAGGCATTGTGGTAGCGATTGCTGCGGTGAATTTGATTCTGTTTGGGTAA
- a CDS encoding helix-turn-helix domain-containing protein: MKVRIGVVGPSDSVNRIIEVASSFSEYEMLEIIPFSYEKTEEAEQIVRENRNRVDQWLFSGQAPYYYVESKGLLEDLEVSFPPLYGSSLLGTLLELIMEKGRDVTNISLDTIKESEVAFINKAHSLDDFTFYTYSYGGYREADEIIAFHEKLYDEGKTQVALTCIKEVHKRLTERNIPCYRIIPSQLAFKLVLRYIKERGESTLYRKSQIAVLGIEVNHSSTTEEGQYYSYEIKRQSLDLKHMLLDQAENLQGSFVQIGDGLFFIYTTRGEVDMHFDDKSIFYKLSEMKMKSELKFRVGIGYGITALGAEQNLRLALQYARDEDEAILISVNEEKEVHQYTEQDVNSAISFQPRNWGADWEDKFKDAHISPSVVSKLQSFSFHYKTNAVTVKEVASWLKGTERNARRILSEMERLGLAKVRGMEQPGNAGRPRKVYELLF, encoded by the coding sequence GTGAAAGTAAGAATCGGAGTAGTCGGCCCGTCTGACTCAGTGAACAGAATTATTGAGGTAGCTAGTAGTTTTTCAGAATATGAAATGCTAGAAATCATTCCGTTTTCGTATGAAAAAACAGAAGAAGCTGAACAAATCGTTCGGGAAAATCGAAATAGGGTCGACCAATGGTTATTCTCCGGTCAAGCACCATATTATTACGTGGAATCAAAAGGGCTACTCGAAGACCTAGAAGTGAGTTTCCCACCATTATATGGATCGAGCTTATTAGGAACGCTTTTGGAACTGATCATGGAAAAAGGGCGCGATGTGACAAACATCAGTCTCGACACGATCAAAGAATCCGAGGTAGCCTTTATTAACAAAGCCCATTCGCTCGACGACTTTACGTTTTATACGTATTCTTATGGTGGTTATAGAGAAGCAGATGAGATCATCGCTTTTCATGAAAAGCTTTATGATGAAGGGAAAACGCAAGTGGCACTCACTTGTATTAAGGAAGTCCATAAACGACTTACTGAGCGGAATATTCCTTGCTACAGAATTATTCCTTCACAGCTTGCATTCAAACTCGTCCTTCGTTATATAAAAGAACGTGGTGAGTCGACGTTGTATCGTAAGTCACAAATTGCGGTCCTCGGTATCGAAGTGAATCACTCTTCAACAACCGAAGAAGGTCAATACTACTCTTATGAAATAAAAAGACAGTCACTCGATTTAAAGCATATGCTTCTTGATCAAGCGGAAAACTTGCAAGGATCTTTCGTTCAAATTGGAGATGGACTATTCTTCATTTATACAACCCGTGGCGAAGTAGATATGCATTTCGATGATAAATCGATTTTTTATAAGCTGTCAGAAATGAAAATGAAAAGTGAGCTGAAGTTTCGCGTCGGGATCGGCTATGGCATTACGGCACTTGGCGCTGAACAAAACTTGCGCCTAGCATTGCAGTATGCCCGCGACGAAGATGAAGCCATTTTAATTAGTGTGAATGAAGAAAAAGAAGTTCACCAATATACAGAGCAAGATGTAAACTCAGCAATTAGCTTCCAACCAAGAAATTGGGGGGCAGATTGGGAAGATAAATTTAAAGATGCGCATATTAGTCCGTCCGTCGTGTCAAAACTTCAATCGTTCTCCTTTCATTATAAAACGAATGCTGTTACGGTAAAAGAAGTTGCAAGCTGGTTGAAAGGAACGGAACGAAACGCACGACGAATTTTAAGTGAAATGGAACGATTAGGATTGGCGAAAGTGCGCGGAATGGAACAACCAGGCAATGCCGGGCGCCCTCGAAAAGTATACGAACTGTTGTTTTAA
- a CDS encoding M20 family metallo-hydrolase: MQQWLDQQLKALNLVDSMNQKDGFTRLGYSDEELKSMAVFREIAESLGLTVRGDEAGNLIARWDPQDEHLSKPAIVLGSHVDTVTQGGGYDGVAGVLCALGAMKALKDEKFEPDHPIEVICFASEESARFGISTIGSKAISGLLEPNNLADVQDENGVTIKEAVEQTGLSWSTIEQAERKKDEIKSFVELHIEQGTVIENAGAQFGAVSAVACPIRLKVTVRGKMSHTGTTPMGMRQDALVAAAPLISYISEQGEKLSNDSEHAIVATVSTISAKPNAMNVIPGTVELGIDIRSVDDGLKEQMAAMIKEKCQEIEEQHTVSIDIETLVNNPSVKLDAELMETLCELGEAEGYRGHIMISGAGHDVMNMAKKWPSGLFFIPCQDGLSHHPEEHATLEDLHMGVKLLMAYIKCQALVEKSLE, from the coding sequence ATGCAACAATGGTTAGATCAACAACTAAAAGCATTAAACCTCGTTGATTCAATGAATCAAAAAGACGGTTTTACTAGACTCGGATATAGTGATGAAGAACTCAAATCGATGGCGGTATTTCGTGAAATTGCTGAAAGCCTTGGATTAACAGTTAGAGGAGATGAAGCTGGCAACTTGATCGCACGCTGGGACCCACAAGATGAGCACTTAAGCAAACCAGCGATCGTGCTCGGCTCCCACGTCGATACCGTAACACAAGGTGGTGGTTATGATGGAGTAGCTGGTGTCCTATGTGCGCTAGGTGCAATGAAAGCACTGAAAGATGAAAAGTTCGAGCCAGATCACCCAATTGAAGTCATTTGTTTTGCTTCAGAAGAATCTGCGCGCTTCGGGATTTCAACGATTGGAAGTAAGGCAATCTCAGGACTTCTCGAGCCAAACAATTTAGCAGATGTACAAGATGAAAATGGCGTGACGATTAAGGAAGCTGTTGAACAAACAGGACTATCATGGAGCACGATCGAACAAGCTGAACGGAAAAAAGACGAGATTAAAAGTTTCGTAGAACTACATATTGAACAAGGCACAGTCATTGAAAATGCTGGTGCACAATTTGGAGCCGTGTCTGCTGTTGCTTGCCCGATTCGCTTAAAGGTTACGGTCCGCGGGAAAATGAGTCACACGGGAACGACACCGATGGGGATGCGTCAAGATGCCCTTGTCGCAGCAGCTCCACTTATTTCCTATATTTCAGAACAAGGTGAGAAACTTTCAAACGACTCGGAACATGCAATTGTGGCGACGGTGAGTACAATTAGTGCAAAACCAAACGCGATGAATGTCATTCCGGGAACTGTTGAGCTTGGCATTGATATTCGTAGTGTTGATGACGGGTTGAAGGAACAAATGGCTGCGATGATCAAAGAAAAATGTCAGGAAATCGAAGAGCAGCACACTGTTTCAATCGATATCGAAACACTCGTCAATAACCCTTCGGTGAAGCTTGATGCTGAACTGATGGAAACATTATGCGAGTTAGGGGAGGCAGAAGGTTACCGTGGCCATATAATGATTAGCGGAGCGGGACATGACGTCATGAACATGGCAAAAAAATGGCCGTCTGGGCTTTTCTTTATTCCATGTCAAGACGGGTTAAGCCACCACCCAGAAGAACATGCAACCCTTGAAGATTTACACATGGGTGTTAAACTATTAATGGCTTATATAAAGTGCCAGGCACTTGTCGAAAAATCTTTAGAGTAG
- a CDS encoding amidohydrolase, whose translation MCDRDFNHFFTKIKSELKSLRRKLHQYPEVGWTEYYTTYVIVEELADLGFTLTVGKDVLVSEKRMGVPEDQVLTNAEERARELGVPENYIEKMSGGHTGLVAEFDSGIEGPHVAFRFDIDALPIKEADTNDHLPASDNFTSKNFGQMHACAHDGHTTIGIGLAKWISEMKDELTGKITLLFQPAEEGSRGALSMVEKGWLDDVDHFLTGHIGIQHLQVGDIAATTTGFLATSKINVQFRGKSAHAGVEPQEGKNALLAASAAAVHLHAIPRHSNGATRINVGKMEAGSGRNIIADFGRLELETRGETTELNEYMANEAIRIIESVATMHDVEVEIERVGEGINVECDPEWIDVVENACHESESITRVIPKASLGGSEDATYMIRRVQECGGKATYMLFGTPLPAGHHHPKFDYDEDVLGIGVETYARLLWHLAKK comes from the coding sequence ATGTGTGATAGAGACTTCAATCATTTTTTCACAAAAATAAAATCGGAACTCAAATCACTGAGGCGAAAGCTTCATCAATATCCTGAGGTTGGCTGGACCGAATATTACACGACGTACGTCATTGTCGAGGAACTAGCTGACCTCGGCTTTACGCTTACGGTTGGTAAAGATGTACTCGTCTCGGAAAAACGAATGGGTGTACCAGAGGATCAAGTTTTAACGAATGCAGAAGAACGTGCACGCGAGCTAGGTGTTCCCGAAAACTATATCGAAAAAATGTCAGGTGGCCATACTGGACTCGTCGCGGAGTTTGATTCAGGGATTGAAGGGCCACATGTTGCCTTCCGTTTTGATATCGATGCACTTCCAATCAAGGAAGCAGACACGAACGACCACTTGCCTGCTTCTGATAATTTCACGTCGAAAAACTTCGGTCAAATGCACGCGTGCGCACATGACGGTCATACAACGATCGGTATCGGTCTTGCGAAATGGATTTCAGAAATGAAAGACGAGTTGACCGGAAAAATCACGTTACTCTTCCAACCAGCTGAAGAAGGCAGCCGCGGAGCATTATCGATGGTTGAAAAAGGCTGGCTTGATGATGTCGATCATTTTTTAACCGGGCACATCGGCATTCAACACTTACAAGTCGGTGACATTGCCGCTACAACGACGGGATTTTTAGCGACATCGAAAATCAATGTTCAGTTTCGCGGTAAATCAGCGCATGCTGGTGTCGAACCTCAAGAAGGGAAGAACGCCTTACTTGCTGCATCAGCAGCCGCTGTTCATTTACATGCAATCCCGCGTCACTCAAATGGTGCAACGAGAATCAATGTTGGAAAAATGGAAGCTGGCAGCGGACGAAATATCATTGCTGATTTCGGACGACTTGAACTTGAAACACGCGGGGAAACGACGGAGTTAAACGAATACATGGCAAATGAAGCGATTCGCATCATTGAATCGGTTGCAACGATGCACGATGTTGAAGTCGAAATCGAACGAGTTGGTGAAGGGATTAACGTAGAATGTGACCCAGAGTGGATCGATGTCGTCGAAAACGCGTGCCATGAGAGCGAATCAATTACTCGCGTCATTCCGAAAGCGAGTCTTGGTGGGTCTGAGGATGCAACATATATGATCAGACGAGTGCAAGAATGCGGTGGGAAAGCAACATATATGCTATTTGGAACACCACTGCCAGCAGGTCACCACCACCCGAAGTTTGATTATGACGAAGACGTGCTGGGTATTGGTGTGGAAACGTACGCAAGATTATTGTGGCACTTAGCGAAAAAATAA
- a CDS encoding M20 metallopeptidase family protein: protein MKPTVKGQGEQVFQEVLEIRRHFHQHPELSGEEYETSKKVQETLDSYGIPYKTGYAKTGVLGVIEGGKPGKTVALRADMDALPIEEENTHEFVSKVTGKMHACGHDAHTAMLLGAGKILNEMKDEIPGKVLLVFQPSEEITPIGGAKPMMEDGVFDEHQPDAIFAQHVWPDLPVGQIGALPGPMMGASDRFKIVIEGAGGHASMPHQTVDAIIVANAVMTNLQTIVSRNVDPVDSAVLTIGKIEGGSRYNVIADKVVIEGTIRTYKPKTKEMVKNRFHQIVNGVTEAMDAKATIEYYDGYPATVNDPTWAEHIQQTAVSMYGTEATPEVEPSLGGEDFSRFLLKYPGAYFWLGTALPGVEKQKPLHDPEFKIDENALSYGTEFMVQVAIDALYKLQKGE from the coding sequence ATGAAACCAACAGTAAAAGGTCAAGGAGAACAAGTTTTTCAGGAAGTTTTAGAGATTCGTAGACATTTTCATCAGCATCCTGAGCTGAGTGGTGAAGAATATGAAACATCGAAAAAAGTTCAGGAAACGCTCGATAGCTACGGAATTCCGTACAAGACAGGTTACGCGAAAACGGGGGTACTTGGCGTTATTGAAGGTGGAAAGCCAGGCAAAACGGTTGCGCTTCGAGCGGATATGGATGCTCTGCCCATTGAAGAAGAAAACACGCACGAGTTTGTATCCAAAGTAACAGGGAAAATGCATGCGTGTGGGCATGATGCTCATACGGCGATGCTACTTGGAGCGGGAAAAATCCTCAATGAAATGAAAGACGAGATTCCGGGAAAAGTGCTTCTTGTTTTTCAACCGTCAGAAGAGATTACGCCAATTGGTGGCGCGAAACCGATGATGGAGGATGGCGTTTTTGATGAGCATCAGCCTGACGCGATTTTTGCCCAGCACGTGTGGCCGGACTTGCCAGTGGGACAAATTGGTGCGCTGCCAGGACCGATGATGGGTGCGTCTGACCGTTTTAAAATTGTCATTGAAGGTGCCGGTGGTCATGCGAGCATGCCACACCAAACGGTAGATGCCATCATCGTCGCCAATGCGGTGATGACGAACTTGCAAACAATCGTTAGTCGAAACGTCGATCCGGTCGACTCCGCTGTGTTAACGATTGGAAAAATTGAAGGTGGCTCTCGCTACAACGTCATTGCTGACAAGGTCGTAATTGAAGGAACAATCAGGACGTACAAGCCGAAAACGAAGGAAATGGTGAAAAATAGATTCCACCAAATCGTAAACGGTGTTACGGAAGCGATGGACGCGAAAGCGACAATTGAATATTATGATGGCTATCCTGCTACGGTGAACGATCCGACATGGGCAGAACACATTCAGCAAACCGCTGTCAGTATGTATGGCACAGAGGCTACCCCAGAAGTGGAACCATCCCTTGGGGGAGAGGACTTCAGCCGCTTTTTACTGAAGTACCCAGGTGCTTACTTTTGGCTTGGGACAGCCCTTCCTGGTGTCGAAAAACAAAAGCCGCTTCACGATCCAGAATTTAAAATTGATGAAAACGCACTTTCTTACGGAACAGAATTCATGGTGCAAGTCGCGATCGACGCCTTATATAAATTACAAAAAGGAGAATAA
- a CDS encoding AbgT family transporter: protein MTDPGLQPNGTEKKGLFMRFLDGVEKVGNKLPHPFMLFVYLALFVIGLSAVVNLFGVTVVHPGTEEEMAIQSLISAEGLRFIIDSMLDNFVGFAPLGLVLVMMLGIGLAQKVGLIQAFMRKSILNAPPALVTYAVLFAGVIGNLASDAAFIIVPPLAAMVFYGLGRHPLAGLAAGFAGAGAGFTANVFIAGTDALLSGISTEVAQTIDPNIVVTPVDNWFFMIFSVLMLMVVGAFVTEKIIEPKLGNYEGDAERSLEKVTDEENRGLRNAMIAGLVYIGLIALVVLPAGAPLRGEDGGIVPSPFLSGIIPIILFFFITVAVAYGLTVGKIKGTSDIPNYMAESMKDMSAYIVLIFAAAQFIAYFNWSNLGIWIAVNSAQFLQEANLTGVGVIVGFTLLTAVLNLFIFSGSAQWALMAPIFIPMFMLLNYDPAIVQLAYRLGDSSTNIITPLNPYMLVVLAFMREYDKKAGFGTLFSIMLPYTIFFLAFWIVIFVVWTMIGIPIGPGVEMFLN, encoded by the coding sequence ATGACTGATCCAGGATTACAGCCAAATGGTACTGAAAAGAAAGGACTTTTCATGCGATTTTTGGATGGAGTAGAGAAAGTAGGGAATAAACTACCTCATCCATTTATGTTATTTGTTTACTTAGCACTATTTGTTATCGGTTTGTCGGCAGTCGTAAACTTATTTGGTGTAACGGTTGTCCACCCAGGGACAGAAGAAGAAATGGCGATCCAAAGCTTAATCTCAGCGGAAGGACTTCGCTTTATTATTGATTCGATGCTCGATAACTTTGTCGGCTTCGCACCACTTGGGCTCGTACTAGTGATGATGTTAGGTATCGGACTTGCCCAAAAGGTAGGCTTGATCCAAGCATTTATGAGAAAATCGATCCTTAATGCACCACCAGCGTTAGTGACGTATGCCGTGCTTTTTGCAGGAGTTATTGGAAACTTAGCTTCAGATGCAGCATTTATTATCGTACCGCCACTTGCGGCGATGGTGTTTTACGGTTTAGGAAGACATCCATTAGCAGGTCTAGCAGCTGGTTTTGCCGGTGCAGGTGCTGGGTTTACAGCGAACGTGTTTATCGCCGGAACTGACGCATTGTTATCAGGGATTTCAACGGAAGTCGCTCAAACGATTGATCCAAATATCGTCGTTACACCAGTTGATAACTGGTTCTTCATGATTTTCTCTGTCTTGATGCTCATGGTTGTTGGTGCTTTTGTTACGGAAAAAATCATTGAGCCAAAGCTTGGAAATTATGAAGGCGATGCAGAAAGAAGTCTTGAAAAAGTAACAGATGAAGAAAATCGCGGTCTTCGTAACGCAATGATTGCTGGCCTTGTTTACATTGGGTTAATTGCACTCGTCGTTTTACCAGCTGGCGCTCCGTTAAGAGGGGAAGATGGCGGAATCGTTCCATCACCATTTTTAAGCGGAATCATTCCAATCATTTTATTCTTCTTTATTACTGTTGCCGTTGCTTACGGTTTAACAGTTGGAAAAATTAAAGGAACAAGTGACATTCCAAATTACATGGCTGAATCAATGAAGGATATGTCTGCATACATCGTCCTTATTTTCGCAGCGGCTCAGTTTATCGCATATTTCAACTGGAGTAACCTCGGAATCTGGATTGCGGTAAACAGTGCACAATTTTTACAAGAAGCAAACTTAACTGGAGTTGGCGTTATCGTCGGTTTCACATTATTAACAGCCGTACTTAACTTATTTATTTTCAGTGGTTCAGCACAATGGGCATTGATGGCACCAATCTTTATCCCGATGTTTATGCTATTAAACTATGATCCGGCGATCGTTCAGCTAGCATATCGTCTCGGTGATTCATCAACAAACATTATTACGCCACTTAACCCATACATGCTCGTTGTTCTCGCTTTCATGCGTGAATACGATAAAAAAGCAGGATTCGGAACACTCTTTTCGATCATGCTTCCATACACAATCTTCTTCCTTGCTTTCTGGATTGTCATCTTCGTCGTTTGGACGATGATCGGTATCCCAATCGGCCCAGGAGTAGAGATGTTTTTAAACTAA
- a CDS encoding SDR family oxidoreductase, which produces MNIFVTGGTGFLGSSLVKRLIEESHNVFVLVRSIKKAEALLARLESHEKDFLHIVEGDLSLEGAGVAENDLTRLIGKIDVFYHSAAYLSFDENEREKLFHINVGGTKNVLELAEALQVKKFIHVSTAYTLGNRNNGVEALYPLEETTFLNAYEESKCTAEHTVMSYQDVFDVVIMRPGIIIGDSRTGEADTTFGLYGILKAVELLKRRTMRMAQPRLENYRLMMDQHTKSNLIPVDYVTNLLMLGLDYGEKNTVYNLTNHMPPSNDSIMKMIREVFDFPTIELISPDKAGELTQEEVKINQALAIFKDYLNRTITFDDKNTRKLLEQAGLPILNMDGQMLRTIIEGFLTRKQLITN; this is translated from the coding sequence ATGAATATATTTGTTACTGGCGGTACTGGTTTTTTAGGGTCGTCGTTAGTTAAAAGGTTAATAGAGGAAAGTCACAATGTTTTTGTTTTAGTCAGAAGTATAAAAAAAGCCGAGGCTTTGTTAGCAAGGCTTGAAAGTCATGAAAAGGATTTTCTTCATATTGTTGAAGGTGATTTATCGTTAGAAGGAGCGGGAGTTGCCGAAAACGACTTAACTAGGCTTATCGGTAAAATCGATGTTTTCTATCATAGTGCAGCTTATTTATCATTTGATGAAAACGAACGTGAAAAGCTGTTTCATATTAACGTTGGTGGAACGAAAAACGTTCTCGAACTAGCTGAAGCGTTACAAGTGAAAAAGTTCATTCATGTAAGTACAGCTTATACGCTTGGCAACCGAAATAACGGTGTCGAAGCGTTGTATCCTCTTGAAGAGACAACCTTCTTGAATGCTTATGAGGAAAGTAAATGTACAGCTGAGCATACGGTCATGTCTTATCAAGACGTCTTTGATGTTGTCATTATGCGCCCGGGAATTATTATCGGCGACTCACGAACAGGTGAAGCAGATACGACATTTGGTCTTTATGGTATTTTGAAGGCGGTAGAACTATTGAAGCGTAGAACAATGAGAATGGCTCAACCACGTCTTGAAAACTACCGTTTAATGATGGACCAGCATACAAAGTCAAACCTTATCCCTGTCGATTATGTTACGAATTTACTCATGCTTGGTTTAGATTATGGTGAGAAAAACACAGTATACAACTTAACGAATCACATGCCACCGTCTAATGACAGTATCATGAAAATGATTAGAGAAGTATTTGATTTTCCTACAATTGAACTTATTTCTCCAGATAAAGCAGGTGAACTTACGCAAGAAGAAGTGAAAATTAATCAAGCCCTGGCGATCTTTAAGGATTACTTGAACCGTACGATTACATTTGATGATAAAAATACTAGAAAACTATTGGAACAAGCAGGTTTACCAATATTAAATATGGATGGTCAAATGTTACGGACGATTATTGAAGGGTTTCTTACTAGAAAACAATTAATTACAAACTAG
- a CDS encoding FAD synthetase family protein: protein MNVYKNDQLELNQSIVTVGAFDGIHRGHRALIHKAKAQADKYSVPLVVYTFDRPPRVYFQNQMMLMTQEEKMTHFQQLGVTHVIFASFTRDYASRSVDDFIKELNRLTPLEIWVGPDFQFGKGKSGTLEDLKQHFNAYKFPAVKCAEGEVISSTRIRKLIFDEDYEKAALLLGKS from the coding sequence ATGAACGTTTACAAGAATGATCAGCTTGAGTTAAATCAATCAATTGTAACAGTTGGGGCCTTCGATGGTATCCATCGGGGTCATCGGGCACTTATACATAAAGCTAAGGCTCAAGCTGACAAATATAGTGTCCCCTTAGTCGTATATACATTTGATCGTCCACCAAGAGTCTATTTCCAAAATCAAATGATGTTAATGACACAGGAAGAAAAGATGACTCATTTCCAACAGTTGGGAGTAACACATGTTATTTTTGCGTCGTTTACCCGTGACTATGCTTCAAGATCTGTGGATGACTTTATCAAAGAGTTGAATCGATTAACGCCATTAGAAATTTGGGTGGGACCAGACTTTCAGTTTGGGAAAGGGAAGAGTGGTACGCTTGAGGATTTAAAGCAGCATTTTAATGCGTACAAATTTCCAGCAGTGAAATGCGCAGAAGGAGAGGTCATTTCATCGACAAGAATTCGGAAGCTAATCTTTGATGAAGATTATGAAAAAGCCGCCCTTTTATTAGGGAAGTCATAA
- a CDS encoding alpha/beta fold hydrolase: MEMDMQQLGNRTLHYARSSGGIGTVIGIHGLTGNHKNLHYYQAALTQDYEFISYDLRGRGNSSEADMNTSIESHAKDLIDFLEALNIKRPIFIGHSMGAYIAATVAAKRKDTRGLVLLDGVAEATEHQRDIVVPSLSRLSKRYDSPSNYVNELKKIYIGLGIDWNPTIEDIAKYEIEKDHGVWKHKSDPEKIRKDFESFYHFNLKEICSQISCKTLLVQATGNIGKYPPLFLEKDFDLTTKYIRKLKTIESDCNHYTMVFQNQPYINREIKKFLQEV; this comes from the coding sequence ATGGAAATGGATATGCAACAATTAGGTAACCGCACTTTGCATTATGCAAGAAGTTCTGGGGGAATAGGGACAGTTATTGGCATTCATGGGCTGACAGGCAATCATAAAAATTTGCATTATTACCAAGCAGCATTAACACAAGACTACGAGTTTATTAGTTATGATTTAAGAGGTAGAGGAAATAGTTCGGAAGCTGATATGAATACTTCGATTGAGAGTCATGCCAAAGACCTTATCGATTTTTTAGAGGCATTAAATATTAAACGGCCTATTTTTATCGGACATTCAATGGGAGCGTATATTGCAGCAACGGTGGCCGCAAAGAGAAAGGATACGAGAGGGCTCGTTCTTCTTGATGGTGTTGCTGAAGCGACAGAACATCAACGTGATATTGTTGTCCCCTCCTTAAGTCGGTTGAGCAAACGGTACGATTCACCAAGTAATTATGTAAATGAGTTAAAGAAGATATATATCGGCTTAGGAATTGACTGGAATCCAACAATCGAAGATATTGCCAAGTATGAAATAGAAAAGGACCATGGTGTGTGGAAACATAAATCAGACCCTGAGAAAATTCGAAAAGATTTTGAAAGCTTTTATCATTTTAATCTTAAAGAAATCTGTTCTCAGATATCATGTAAAACGTTATTAGTTCAAGCGACAGGAAACATAGGTAAGTATCCTCCGTTATTTTTAGAAAAAGATTTCGATTTAACGACGAAATATATTCGTAAATTAAAAACGATAGAATCTGATTGTAATCATTACACGATGGTTTTTCAAAATCAGCCTTATATTAATAGAGAGATTAAGAAGTTCCTACAAGAAGTGTAA